Proteins from a single region of Geothrix sp. PMB-07:
- a CDS encoding HD domain-containing phosphohydrolase: MRFTVAIPPEHRNTVLDRVAGEMRRALVFQDAPAVDGPADVVLGLDGEGQFASCATWPGADAALALVKAGWERFKDRRSMERLHEVGRALASEQNLDRLMDLILTQARELLQAEAGSIYLLSGEAPKREMLFAHTQNAKVKLPFHRVTMPVSLRTLAGFVALTGQCLNIEDVYRIPADSPFTFNDSFDRQAGYRTTSVLVVPMQDTEGEVLGILQLLNRVEEDAGGIGTFSAEDERLAQSLAGQAAVAVRNAQLREEIEQLFEGFVAASVTAIEARDPVTSGHSGRVADLTVGLAEAVNATPNGVYGELLFTDRQLREIRYASLLHDFGKVGVREQVLVKAKKLEPSQLEIILQRLRQRELEQALDLLSGAWKGGEAFDRTRWDQVIGDRQAETERLMQLIRQSNEPTVMAQGVAEGLGLLEELTFTHWSGERRGLVESEDVARLRIRKGSLSEAERLEIESHVTHTFRFLERIPWTRDLAGVPEIAYAHHERLSGKGYPRQLGEPEIPVQSRAMAIADVFDALTARDRPYKGAVPLDRSLSILEEEAREGAIDRPLLDLFIEAKVFERTVPRG; encoded by the coding sequence TTGCGATTCACTGTCGCCATCCCCCCAGAGCACCGTAACACCGTCCTGGACCGGGTTGCCGGGGAGATGCGGCGTGCCCTGGTCTTCCAGGATGCCCCGGCAGTGGATGGGCCGGCGGACGTGGTGTTGGGCCTGGACGGGGAGGGGCAGTTCGCCTCCTGCGCCACCTGGCCCGGGGCCGATGCGGCCCTGGCCCTGGTGAAGGCTGGCTGGGAACGATTCAAAGACCGCCGCTCCATGGAGCGGCTGCACGAGGTGGGCCGGGCGCTGGCATCGGAGCAGAACCTCGATCGCCTCATGGATCTCATCCTCACTCAGGCGCGGGAGCTGCTCCAGGCCGAGGCGGGCTCCATCTACCTGCTGAGCGGCGAAGCCCCGAAGCGGGAGATGCTGTTCGCCCACACCCAGAACGCCAAGGTGAAGCTGCCCTTCCACCGGGTGACCATGCCCGTCTCCCTGCGCACCCTGGCGGGATTTGTCGCGCTCACGGGACAGTGCCTGAACATCGAGGATGTCTACCGCATCCCGGCGGATTCGCCATTCACCTTCAATGACAGTTTCGACCGGCAGGCGGGCTACCGCACCACCTCGGTGTTGGTGGTGCCCATGCAGGACACCGAAGGCGAGGTGTTGGGCATCCTGCAACTGCTGAACCGGGTGGAGGAGGATGCCGGTGGCATCGGGACCTTCTCCGCCGAGGACGAACGCCTAGCTCAGAGCCTGGCGGGGCAGGCGGCGGTGGCCGTGCGGAACGCCCAGCTGCGGGAGGAGATCGAACAGCTCTTTGAGGGTTTTGTGGCGGCTTCGGTGACGGCCATCGAGGCACGCGATCCCGTCACCAGCGGTCACTCCGGCCGGGTGGCCGACCTGACCGTGGGCCTGGCCGAAGCGGTCAACGCCACGCCCAACGGTGTTTACGGCGAGCTGCTGTTCACGGACCGGCAGCTGCGGGAGATCCGCTATGCCAGCCTGTTGCATGATTTCGGCAAGGTGGGCGTACGGGAGCAGGTGCTGGTGAAGGCCAAGAAGCTGGAACCCAGCCAGCTGGAGATCATCCTGCAGCGGCTCCGCCAGCGGGAGCTGGAGCAGGCCTTGGACCTGCTGTCCGGAGCCTGGAAGGGGGGAGAAGCCTTCGACCGGACCCGCTGGGACCAGGTCATCGGGGACCGCCAGGCCGAAACCGAGCGCCTCATGCAGCTCATCCGCCAGAGCAACGAACCCACGGTGATGGCCCAGGGTGTGGCCGAAGGGCTGGGGCTGCTGGAGGAGCTGACCTTCACGCATTGGTCGGGGGAACGGCGGGGGCTGGTGGAATCCGAGGACGTGGCCCGGCTGCGGATTCGCAAGGGCAGCCTGTCGGAGGCCGAGCGTCTCGAGATTGAAAGCCATGTCACTCATACCTTCCGGTTCCTGGAGCGCATCCCCTGGACCCGGGATCTCGCTGGAGTGCCCGAGATCGCCTATGCCCACCACGAGCGCCTGAGCGGGAAGGGTTATCCCCGCCAACTGGGGGAGCCGGAAATCCCCGTGCAGAGCCGGGCCATGGCCATTGCCGATGTGTTCGATGCCCTCACGGCCCGGGATCGGCCCTACAAAGGGGCGGTGCCCCTGGATCGCAGCTTGTCCATCCTCGAGGAAGAGGCCCGGGAAGGGGCCATCGACCGGCCCTTGCTGGACCTGTTCATCGAGGCCAAGGTTTTCGAGCGGACGGTGCCCAGGGGCTGA
- the fabZ gene encoding 3-hydroxyacyl-ACP dehydratase FabZ, which translates to MSEREPRIIDLQGIMDLLPHRYPILLVDRILDYERKEWIRGLKNISFNEEIFQGHFPSRPVFPGVYIVEAMAQTGGCLLMQEYEDRARKVIYFMGIDAVKFRKPVLPGDQLVMEVKVVQFKGRICKMRGEAFVGGQKVAEAEFMSMLMDLAEGE; encoded by the coding sequence ATGTCTGAACGTGAGCCACGCATCATCGACCTGCAGGGAATCATGGACCTGCTGCCCCACCGCTACCCCATTCTGCTGGTGGACCGGATCCTTGATTACGAGCGCAAGGAATGGATTCGCGGCCTGAAGAACATCAGCTTCAACGAAGAGATCTTCCAGGGTCACTTCCCCAGTCGGCCGGTGTTCCCGGGCGTCTACATCGTGGAGGCCATGGCTCAGACCGGCGGCTGCCTTCTCATGCAGGAGTACGAGGACCGGGCCCGGAAGGTCATCTACTTCATGGGCATCGACGCGGTGAAGTTCCGCAAGCCGGTGCTGCCCGGTGATCAGCTGGTCATGGAAGTGAAAGTCGTGCAGTTCAAGGGCCGCATCTGCAAAATGCGGGGCGAGGCCTTCGTGGGCGGCCAGAAGGTCGCCGAAGCGGAATTCATGTCCATGCTGATGGACCTGGCAGAGGGAGAATGA
- the lpxA gene encoding acyl-ACP--UDP-N-acetylglucosamine O-acyltransferase: MGAQIHPSSVVSPEARLGEGVVVGPFCVIEGNAVIGARTLLRSHVVIGPHTELGEDNDIYPHATLGMGPQDLKFKGAPTRLQVGHRNVIREGCTLHRGTEGGGGLTTLADDNFLMTGSHVAHDCHVGSKNIFANCATLAGHVEVGDGCNIGAFSAVHQFCRVGDHAFMGGFTVATQDVLPFMKTVGARDTKSYGVNNIGLQRKGFSVDVIEGLKKAHRLLFHAGLLRDEAMAQVEKELGQIAEVAYLLKFIREAKRGVHRG, translated from the coding sequence ATGGGCGCGCAGATTCATCCGAGCAGCGTGGTCAGTCCGGAAGCCCGCCTGGGCGAGGGCGTGGTGGTGGGTCCCTTCTGTGTCATCGAGGGCAACGCGGTCATTGGGGCGCGCACCCTGCTGCGGAGCCACGTGGTCATCGGACCCCATACGGAACTGGGCGAGGACAACGACATCTACCCGCATGCCACCCTGGGCATGGGGCCGCAGGATCTCAAGTTCAAGGGTGCTCCCACCCGCCTGCAGGTGGGCCACCGCAACGTGATCCGGGAAGGCTGCACCCTCCACCGGGGCACCGAAGGCGGCGGCGGCTTGACCACCCTGGCCGATGACAACTTCCTGATGACGGGTTCCCACGTCGCCCACGATTGCCATGTGGGCAGCAAGAACATCTTCGCCAACTGCGCCACTCTGGCGGGCCACGTGGAAGTGGGCGATGGCTGCAACATCGGGGCCTTCTCGGCCGTCCACCAGTTCTGCCGGGTGGGCGACCACGCATTCATGGGCGGCTTCACCGTGGCCACCCAGGACGTGCTGCCCTTCATGAAGACGGTCGGCGCCCGGGACACCAAGAGCTACGGGGTGAACAACATCGGCTTGCAGCGGAAGGGCTTCTCCGTCGACGTGATCGAGGGGCTGAAGAAGGCCCACCGCCTGCTCTTCCACGCGGGGCTCCTGCGCGACGAAGCCATGGCCCAAGTCGAAAAGGAGCTGGGCCAGATCGCCGAGGTGGCCTACCTCCTAAAATTTATCCGGGAAGCCAAGCGGGGCGTGCATCGTGGCTGA
- the era gene encoding GTPase Era — translation MAESTRRHATLAIIGLPNAGKSTLLNALLGQKLAATSQVPQTTRTRVLGVVDRGDVQLAFLDTPGIHLPKHALNERMMAHVEQALEEADMLLWVVDADDYLGTGEHALAKRLRKLGRPTYLLLNKIDLLSKGRLLEKIATYKDLLPFQEIVPIGAKMGLNLDPLWTILERDAVQPGWLHDEEVFTDQTERSLAAEFIREKVLRKTREEVPHGVAVLIEQWLEPGHEDYPEDLGPEGVLIAAQILVDRDGHRKIILGSGGEMIKDIRQSAQRELRKLLQHPVRLELFVKVDEGWRDRPERLDRLSI, via the coding sequence GTGGCTGAGTCCACGCGCCGCCACGCCACCCTCGCCATCATCGGCCTGCCCAACGCCGGGAAGTCCACGCTGCTGAACGCCCTTCTCGGGCAGAAGCTGGCGGCCACCAGCCAGGTTCCCCAGACCACCCGCACGCGGGTGCTGGGTGTGGTGGATCGCGGCGATGTGCAGCTGGCTTTCCTGGATACGCCGGGCATCCACCTGCCCAAGCACGCCCTCAATGAGCGGATGATGGCTCACGTGGAGCAGGCCCTTGAGGAAGCGGACATGCTCTTGTGGGTGGTGGATGCCGACGACTACCTGGGTACGGGCGAACACGCCTTGGCCAAGCGGTTGCGTAAGCTGGGACGCCCCACCTACCTCCTGTTGAACAAGATCGACCTGCTGTCCAAGGGACGTCTGCTGGAGAAGATCGCCACCTACAAGGATCTGCTCCCCTTCCAGGAGATCGTTCCCATCGGCGCGAAGATGGGCCTGAATCTGGATCCGCTCTGGACCATCCTGGAGCGGGATGCGGTCCAGCCCGGTTGGCTGCACGATGAGGAAGTCTTCACGGATCAGACTGAGCGCTCGCTCGCTGCGGAATTCATTCGCGAGAAGGTGCTCCGCAAGACCCGCGAGGAAGTGCCCCATGGCGTGGCCGTGCTCATCGAGCAGTGGCTGGAACCCGGTCACGAGGATTACCCCGAGGATCTTGGCCCCGAGGGCGTGCTCATCGCGGCGCAGATCCTTGTGGACCGCGATGGCCACCGGAAGATCATCCTGGGCAGCGGCGGCGAGATGATCAAGGACATCCGTCAGAGCGCCCAGCGGGAGCTGCGCAAGCTGTTGCAGCACCCCGTGCGGCTCGAACTCTTCGTGAAAGTGGATGAGGGCTGGCGCGATCGGCCCGAACGCCTGGACCGTCTGTCGATTTAA
- a CDS encoding carbonic anhydrase, whose amino-acid sequence MQKLVQGIHHFQTQIFSSHKDLFERLDKDQTPETLFITCSDSRISPNLITQTQPGELFILRNVGNLIPPYDSTGGMAAGIEFAVSSLQVKDIIICGHSNCGAMRALLEPEQLSELPATKAWLAHARATERIMWESYGHLQGHELLHATVEENVLVQLDNLRSHPAVAKAVANGMLHLHAWVYKIETGEVFAFDPARGQYTSVTGTDGLAPLTEQHRATDLSI is encoded by the coding sequence ATGCAGAAACTTGTCCAAGGCATCCACCACTTCCAGACGCAGATCTTCAGCTCCCACAAGGATCTCTTTGAGCGGCTGGACAAGGACCAGACGCCGGAAACCCTGTTCATCACCTGCTCGGATTCGCGCATCAGCCCGAACCTGATCACACAGACGCAGCCTGGCGAATTGTTCATCCTGCGCAACGTGGGCAACCTCATTCCGCCCTACGACAGCACGGGCGGCATGGCGGCGGGCATCGAATTCGCGGTTTCCAGCCTCCAGGTGAAGGACATCATCATCTGCGGCCACTCCAACTGCGGAGCCATGCGGGCCCTGCTCGAACCCGAACAGCTCAGCGAACTGCCCGCCACTAAGGCCTGGCTGGCCCACGCCCGCGCCACCGAGCGGATCATGTGGGAAAGCTACGGCCACCTGCAGGGCCATGAGCTGCTCCACGCCACGGTGGAGGAGAATGTCCTTGTGCAGCTGGACAACCTCCGCAGCCACCCGGCCGTGGCCAAGGCCGTGGCGAACGGCATGCTGCACCTCCACGCCTGGGTCTACAAGATCGAGACGGGTGAGGTCTTCGCCTTTGATCCGGCCCGGGGCCAGTACACCTCCGTCACGGGCACGGATGGACTGGCCCCCCTCACGGAGCAGCACCGCGCCACGGATCTGTCGATTTAA
- a CDS encoding ABC transporter ATP-binding protein gives MTDSPLIRLTDITKIYQMGDMEVRALDGVSMEIQRGEYVAIMGPSGSGKSTMMNVIGCLDTPTDGTYELNGKLASAMTDDDLAQIRNEEIGFVFQTFNLLARTTSLQNVELPLIYAGKTPAERHQMALKALENVGLGSRSDHMPNQLSGGQRQRVAIARALVNDPSILLADEPTGALDSKTSIEIMALFEELYQKGNTIILVTHEEDIARHAHRIVKLRDGKIIHDEPNVPITPEEHMANLSL, from the coding sequence ATGACCGATTCACCCCTGATCCGCCTGACCGACATCACCAAGATCTACCAGATGGGTGACATGGAGGTGCGGGCCCTGGATGGCGTCTCCATGGAGATCCAGCGCGGCGAATATGTGGCCATCATGGGCCCCTCGGGTTCAGGCAAATCCACCATGATGAATGTCATCGGCTGCCTGGACACCCCCACGGATGGCACCTATGAACTGAACGGGAAGCTGGCCTCGGCCATGACCGACGATGACTTGGCCCAGATCCGCAACGAGGAAATCGGCTTCGTCTTCCAGACCTTCAACCTCCTGGCCCGCACCACCTCGCTTCAGAACGTGGAGCTGCCCCTGATCTATGCGGGCAAAACCCCGGCCGAGCGTCACCAGATGGCCCTGAAAGCCCTTGAGAATGTGGGCCTGGGCAGCCGCAGCGACCACATGCCCAACCAGCTCTCCGGCGGCCAGCGGCAGCGTGTGGCCATCGCCCGTGCCCTGGTCAACGACCCCTCCATCCTGCTGGCAGACGAACCCACGGGTGCCCTGGACTCCAAGACCAGCATCGAAATCATGGCCCTCTTCGAGGAGCTGTACCAGAAGGGCAACACCATCATCCTCGTCACCCACGAAGAGGACATTGCCCGCCACGCCCACCGCATCGTGAAACTTCGCGATGGCAAGATCATTCATGACGAACCCAACGTTCCCATCACGCCTGAAGAGCACATGGCGAATCTGAGCCTTTGA
- a CDS encoding AMP-binding protein produces the protein MIASLIRTLGRPLLRLRYRIHQEGGLPPAAGRRGRDKDGILFLATHPSLVDPFLLISELHHRFTPTLVAGRDHAAPAPLRWLARLLGARALPDPTQHGAACREVLNAELMGLARALTQGRNLLLFPGGRLARQKTEDLADNSVVEAILRQAPGTRVVVVRLQGLWGSRFSAASGRRPALGLELIKSLGYLWANALFFMPRREVRLAFEEIELPLPQGRAAVNQALARALNRDAAPRTFVPYLVWKDHAPRTLPEPPRPKIEGNPRNVPPQVREAVRKHLQALTGRKDIQETQSLVGDLGLDALDHRELELWIQRAYGYACSDPASIQTVADVQLAATGAAVSLRQGELKAVPHAWFHSRTDLPIDLPHGDTIPEVFLKQAKRDPRRVVLADQLGGVKTYRDVLTAILVLKPIFEGLEGSHVGLMLPASGGASILYLALLFAGKTPVLVNWTAGSRSMAYGLDLVGVKHVISVSTLISRLDARGVDLAAVKERLLLLDEVGKKIHLSTKLAAAFRARFNWTSLLDVKPPEVAAVLFTSGSESHPKAVPLTHGNILANIRDAAQALNFKEDERVMGCLPPFHAFGLTTTTILPLLLGLRVVYHPNPTEGRMLARIIEAYHATLLVGTPTFLGGILRTAEDRHLESLRIVVSGAEKCPEQIYATLARRWPKTTVLEGYGITECSPVVSVNREDDPRTGTIGKPLLSVEWAVVDLESGRRVEPGQPGMLLVRGPSVFSGYLNQNVESPFETFEGRQWYRTGDLVYQDRGVLVFSGRLKRFVKLGGEMVSLPAIEEALSRRFQGDEETEPLLAVESSPEELNPDLILFSVAGIARDEANAVIRAAGLSSLHNIRVVRQIDQIPTLGTGKTDYRALKALLAETAV, from the coding sequence ATGATTGCTTCCCTGATTCGAACGCTGGGTCGGCCGCTGTTGCGGCTGCGGTACCGCATCCACCAGGAGGGTGGATTGCCTCCGGCCGCCGGACGCCGGGGCAGGGACAAGGACGGAATCCTGTTTCTGGCCACCCATCCCTCACTGGTGGATCCGTTTCTCTTGATCTCGGAACTGCACCACCGCTTCACCCCCACCCTGGTGGCCGGGCGCGATCACGCGGCCCCCGCCCCCCTGCGCTGGCTGGCCCGGCTCTTGGGCGCGCGGGCCCTGCCGGATCCCACGCAGCATGGGGCCGCTTGCCGGGAGGTGCTGAACGCCGAATTGATGGGCCTCGCCCGGGCCCTCACCCAGGGACGGAACCTGCTGCTGTTTCCGGGCGGACGTCTGGCCCGCCAGAAGACCGAAGATCTCGCCGACAACAGCGTGGTGGAGGCGATCCTGCGCCAGGCTCCGGGCACCCGGGTGGTGGTTGTCCGCCTGCAGGGCCTGTGGGGAAGCCGATTCAGCGCCGCTTCGGGAAGGAGGCCTGCCCTGGGGCTGGAGCTGATCAAGAGCCTGGGCTACCTCTGGGCCAACGCGCTGTTCTTCATGCCCCGGCGGGAAGTCCGCCTCGCCTTCGAAGAGATCGAGCTGCCCCTTCCGCAAGGCCGGGCGGCGGTGAACCAGGCCCTCGCGAGGGCCCTGAACCGGGACGCTGCGCCCAGAACCTTCGTGCCCTACCTGGTGTGGAAAGATCATGCGCCGCGGACGCTGCCCGAGCCTCCAAGGCCGAAGATCGAGGGGAATCCGCGCAACGTGCCTCCCCAGGTGCGGGAGGCTGTGCGCAAGCATCTGCAGGCCCTCACAGGACGCAAGGACATTCAGGAAACCCAGTCCCTCGTGGGTGACCTGGGGCTGGATGCCCTCGACCACCGGGAGCTGGAGCTGTGGATTCAGCGGGCCTATGGCTACGCCTGCAGCGACCCCGCTTCGATCCAGACCGTAGCGGACGTGCAGCTCGCGGCTACCGGGGCGGCCGTGTCCCTGCGGCAGGGTGAACTCAAGGCCGTGCCCCACGCCTGGTTCCATTCCCGCACCGACCTTCCCATCGACCTGCCTCATGGGGACACCATTCCCGAAGTCTTTCTCAAGCAGGCCAAGCGCGATCCCCGCCGGGTGGTGCTGGCGGACCAGCTGGGCGGCGTGAAGACCTACCGCGATGTGCTCACCGCCATCCTGGTATTGAAGCCCATCTTCGAGGGCCTGGAGGGAAGCCACGTCGGGCTGATGCTGCCCGCTTCCGGCGGCGCCAGCATCCTCTACCTTGCCTTGCTCTTCGCTGGGAAGACGCCGGTATTGGTGAACTGGACGGCGGGCTCCCGCAGCATGGCTTATGGGCTAGACCTGGTGGGGGTCAAGCATGTCATCAGCGTGTCCACCCTCATCAGCCGATTGGATGCCCGGGGGGTGGACCTTGCGGCCGTCAAGGAGCGCCTCCTGCTGTTGGACGAGGTCGGGAAAAAAATCCATCTGTCCACCAAGTTGGCGGCGGCCTTCCGCGCCCGCTTCAACTGGACGTCCCTTCTCGATGTGAAACCTCCCGAAGTGGCCGCCGTGCTGTTCACGAGTGGCAGCGAAAGCCACCCGAAGGCCGTGCCCCTCACCCACGGGAACATCCTGGCCAACATCCGCGACGCCGCCCAGGCCCTGAACTTCAAGGAAGACGAACGGGTGATGGGCTGCCTGCCACCCTTCCACGCCTTCGGCCTCACCACCACCACCATCCTGCCGCTCCTGCTGGGCCTGCGCGTGGTCTACCACCCCAACCCCACCGAAGGGCGCATGCTGGCCCGCATCATCGAGGCCTACCACGCCACCCTGCTGGTGGGCACACCCACCTTCCTCGGGGGCATTCTCCGCACGGCCGAGGATCGCCACCTGGAATCCCTGAGAATCGTGGTGTCCGGGGCGGAGAAGTGCCCCGAGCAGATATACGCCACCCTGGCCCGGCGCTGGCCGAAAACCACGGTGCTGGAGGGCTATGGCATCACCGAGTGCTCACCGGTGGTCTCCGTGAACCGGGAGGATGATCCGAGAACCGGCACCATTGGCAAGCCCCTGCTTTCGGTGGAGTGGGCTGTGGTGGATCTGGAATCGGGACGCCGCGTCGAGCCCGGGCAGCCCGGCATGCTGCTGGTGCGTGGCCCCAGCGTGTTCTCCGGCTACCTGAACCAGAACGTCGAGTCGCCCTTTGAAACCTTCGAGGGGCGCCAGTGGTACCGCACGGGGGATCTCGTGTATCAGGACCGCGGTGTGCTGGTGTTCTCAGGCCGGCTCAAGCGCTTCGTCAAACTGGGCGGCGAAATGGTGTCGTTGCCCGCTATTGAGGAGGCCCTGTCCCGGCGTTTCCAGGGCGACGAGGAGACCGAACCCCTGCTGGCAGTGGAATCTTCGCCGGAGGAGCTGAACCCGGATCTGATCCTCTTCTCGGTGGCGGGCATCGCACGGGATGAGGCCAATGCGGTCATCCGGGCGGCAGGGCTCTCCTCGTTGCATAACATTCGCGTGGTGCGCCAGATCGATCAGATCCCCACCCTGGGCACGGGCAAGACCGATTACCGGGCCTTGAAGGCGCTGTTGGCGGAAACCGCCGTCTAA
- a CDS encoding thiolase family protein, protein MKQANDSVILAARRLPQGRYGGSLAGVGAVGLGLAVVEALTRHPALPRPTSLLWGMARSHTQGMNPARTLALKAGLPHDTTAFTLNMACGSSLQALILGCQRLAEAEAPILVGGSEAMSDTPHLVPGLRWGFRMGHRQLPDVMHQDGLRCPVTGLLMGETIEALVRKRGITRIEADAWAAESHRRAALGDFSTELVPHPELDHDESVRPGVSASELARLAPVFDHEGQITAGNASALSDGAAALLLARRDQVDGTRPLARILGWSEVGVDPMDMGEAPAFAVKRLLADQGLAVADIDLWELNEAFSAQLLVCQRQLNLPPERLNVAGGGVALGHPIGASGARIVCTLVHQLRQRGGGLGVATIGIGGGLGLAVLIETED, encoded by the coding sequence ATGAAGCAGGCCAATGACAGTGTCATCCTCGCCGCCCGACGGCTGCCCCAGGGCCGCTATGGCGGCAGCCTGGCCGGGGTGGGGGCCGTGGGCCTGGGCCTGGCCGTGGTGGAGGCTCTGACCAGGCACCCCGCCCTGCCCCGTCCGACCAGCCTGCTTTGGGGCATGGCGCGCAGCCACACCCAGGGCATGAACCCGGCCCGCACCCTCGCGCTGAAAGCCGGCCTGCCCCACGACACCACCGCCTTCACCCTCAACATGGCCTGCGGCTCCAGCCTCCAGGCCCTCATCCTTGGCTGCCAGCGCCTGGCGGAGGCCGAAGCCCCCATCCTCGTGGGCGGCAGTGAGGCCATGTCCGACACGCCTCACCTGGTGCCGGGCCTGCGCTGGGGCTTCCGCATGGGGCACCGCCAGCTGCCGGATGTGATGCATCAGGATGGCCTCCGTTGCCCGGTGACGGGGCTGCTCATGGGTGAAACCATTGAGGCCTTGGTGCGCAAGCGCGGGATCACTCGCATCGAAGCCGATGCCTGGGCCGCCGAAAGCCACCGTCGGGCTGCGCTCGGTGACTTCAGCACGGAGCTGGTGCCTCATCCCGAACTCGATCACGACGAGTCGGTGCGGCCCGGAGTTTCCGCAAGCGAGCTGGCCCGGCTGGCCCCGGTCTTTGATCATGAAGGTCAGATCACGGCAGGCAACGCCTCCGCCCTATCCGATGGCGCCGCGGCCCTGTTGCTGGCGCGGCGCGATCAGGTCGACGGCACCAGGCCTCTGGCCCGCATCCTGGGCTGGAGCGAGGTCGGTGTGGATCCCATGGACATGGGCGAAGCCCCCGCATTCGCCGTGAAGCGCCTGCTGGCCGATCAGGGTCTGGCTGTGGCGGACATCGACCTCTGGGAGCTCAACGAAGCGTTTTCCGCGCAGCTGCTCGTCTGCCAACGCCAGCTGAACCTCCCCCCGGAGCGTCTGAATGTAGCGGGTGGAGGCGTGGCCCTGGGCCACCCCATCGGGGCCTCCGGGGCCCGCATTGTCTGCACCCTGGTCCATCAGTTGAGACAGCGCGGCGGCGGGCTCGGCGTCGCCACCATCGGCATTGGTGGCGGCCTGGGCCTGGCCGTGCTGATCGAAACCGAGGATTAG
- a CDS encoding vancomycin high temperature exclusion protein: MHHLQTFPADRLPAVGGPVLVLGAGVYGDGEPTSILEGRLRTALELYRTGKIRWFLVSGDNRHATYNEPQAMRRWLVKQGVPPTHIVSDYAGNRTWDSLRRAQAVFGQKQVVIVTSDFHLPRALYLADSMGLQAWGVPARTDDRPWAARLRFWGREYVARHLALWDAWFPPNARLGPREPTPDDWDPVR, encoded by the coding sequence ATGCATCATCTGCAGACCTTTCCCGCCGACCGCCTTCCCGCGGTGGGTGGGCCTGTCCTGGTGCTGGGGGCAGGTGTCTACGGAGATGGGGAACCCACCTCCATTCTCGAAGGTCGTCTGCGCACAGCCCTGGAGCTCTACCGGACTGGCAAGATCCGGTGGTTCCTGGTCTCGGGAGATAACCGTCATGCCACCTACAACGAACCCCAGGCCATGCGACGCTGGCTGGTGAAACAAGGTGTTCCCCCCACCCACATCGTCAGCGACTACGCGGGAAACCGCACCTGGGACAGCCTGCGGCGGGCCCAGGCGGTCTTCGGACAGAAACAGGTCGTGATTGTGACCTCAGACTTCCACCTGCCCCGGGCCCTCTACCTGGCCGATTCCATGGGACTGCAGGCCTGGGGCGTGCCCGCCCGCACCGATGACCGCCCCTGGGCCGCACGCCTGCGGTTCTGGGGCCGCGAGTACGTGGCCCGGCATCTGGCGCTCTGGGACGCCTGGTTCCCACCCAATGCCCGGCTGGGCCCCCGCGAACCCACCCCCGATGACTGGGATCCCGTTCGATGA